The sequence TGAAGTATCCATAAGCTTAAGGCGATACTGTGAAAGGTGTTGCCAAATAGAGAAATGGAGTAAGAGCAGAGCAGCAGCAGGAATTGTCTGTTTCTCCATACCGTAGGGTAGGACTGAACGGCAGCTGGGTTTTGGCTTGTTAAAAGTGGTCCTTGCATTGTAATTCCCCCTTAACTTAAACGTTTAAGTTATAGTGAAAAAAATTATTTAATATAATATCTATTTATAGTTTGAACCGAATAATCGACATTCTGTAATAGATCTTCCATTAAAGCAAATGCAGCGGCAGCCTTGTCTTCCTTGAATACAATTTTATGAGTGATTTCTCCCAAAATTTCTGGACAAGAACAGGTGCAAATGACGCTGATGTGCTCGAATACCCCCGCTTTCTCAATGTGATTTCCCATAAATTCATTGATAACTATAGCTTTTTTGTAAGTATTCTGGTGTAAGACCGCGTTCAGCTCATCCAGATCATGAATGATGAAGATAGCCTCTTTGGGTAAGGGGATATCAGCCATAATTGCCAGAGATAAGGCGGAATTATTGTAAGACTCCATGATTAAGCATGTCTGCGCAGGGCTTTCCGGCAAGGCTGCTTGCAGCACTGAGTGGTAATCGAAGAGGACTTGTTTAAACAACTTATCCTCAATGAGGCTGTCGATTAAGATCAAGGGAACACCTTCAATGAAATGGGCAGAGATGGAGTAGAAGGCATCATCCTTCACATCTATCAGAAATACAGCCTCCAGCTTCCTTTCTACGATGATATCCAGAGAAGGATGATCTGCGTCCAAAGTATATAGAAGTGTATGGTAGCCAGCTTTTGTTAAACGTCTCTCCAAAGACTCAATAAATGAAAAATAATTATGGCGCTTCCAAAAGGGCATGTTCGCAGAGGTGTTTATAAGAACACCGACGAGTCCCGTTTTCTTCTTGCTGAGTGAGCGAGCCGCCAGATTTGGGATGTAATTGAGTTCTTTTACCAATTGCATAATTTGACATCGCGTTTTCTCTGGAATCGTCTGGTTCTCAACATTGTTAAGAACATAGCTTACAGTCGCAACAGAAACATTAGCCTCACGTGCGATATCCTTCATCGTTATTTTTTTCAATGTAAGAGTCTCCCTAGTATAATTAAGATTAGAAAATTTTAACATTTCATTCGAGAAAGAGTCAAGAGATTAAGGCAAACTCAGAATCTAGGATTTCTATATAGGAGTATTTCTAACACTTGACACGAAACCAAAAGGTGTCGTAATATAAAGCGAAACCATTTGGTTTCCCTAATTCAAAAGTGGAGGTAAGAGAATGGACAGTACTCAACATATATTGCCAGATATCCGGAAAACCCAAGTGTTCAATGCAGCGATTCAAAAAGTGTGGAACGCGGTAGCTACCGCAGAGGGATTGGCAGCGTGGTTCATGCCTAACGATTTTCAACCGATAATCGGTCATGAGTTCCATCTCAATGCGGGTCAGTTTGGGATGTCACCTTGCAAGGTGACTAAGATTGATGCTCCTTACTGCGTGGCATTTAACTGGGGGAAAGACTGGACCGTGACTATTGAATTAAAACAGTTGGATGACCAAACAGAATGTACATTAATCCACTCAGGCTGGGATGCGGACAAGCTTACAGAATTCGGAGCACCGCATACTGCAATACGCGAGAATATGAGTCAGGGCTGGACAAATCTGTGTCAAGCGCTCGGCAAATATGTCGAGGGTGAATAGGGTCGCGAAGGAACCGAAGGCCGATGTCTTTCGAGCGATTGCTGATCCGACCCGGCGCAGCATGTTGCAATTGTTGGCCGATCAGGAACTGCCGGTGACAGTGATCAGCGGTCATTATCCAATGACACGAACGGCGGTCTCAAAGCATCTGCATATTTTGGAAGAAGCTGGGCTTCTACAGGGACGAAAGGTCGGCCGCGAAACGCGCTATAGCTTGCTGCTTGAACCGCTTCAGGATGTGCAATCCTGGCTGGTTTATTTCGAAAGATTCTGGGATAATAAACTGAATGTGCTGAAGCATCTCGTTGAGAGCACCACAGACGATCCCGTCCAAGATTAAGCATGCAAAGGGGCTGTCCCATAAACCATGAAATGACTGCTTGGGACGCCCCTTGTCTTTGGAGTCAGTTAAACGGTTGTGCTTGTGAGGACGCTCCGCGAACCAATCGTTCCGTCCTCTCCGCTGTTTAAGGGGGAATCGTATCTACAATCCTTCTAAAAATCATAAAAAAAGAAACCTCTCTTTTGGTAAAATGGAAGTGTGACCAAACATTTCAAAGGAGAGGTTTCTTTGGTTTTAAAGACATGATATTTTTGAGAATGTATTTACATCCAATTAGTAGTAAAATATTCTTAAAAATGTAATGAGAAGGAGCACGGCATGAACGGTATAAATTGGATAACGAACATTGGAATAAGCAACTATGGGATGTGTGTGTGCCGAAAGTTAGGTGCATAATCAATGATTTCAAACAGGAAATATATTGGGTGGATAAAAGTTACTGCACTTGTTCTATCTGCACTTATTTTATTTTTTACATGGGTTGATGCAGTGAAAGCCGCTGACAAGTCTGATATTGATGATAAGGCTAGAATCATTCCCTCGGGAATTCTGTTGTCAGCATTAGACACCGTTATTGATGTTTATGCAGCAGATCATAAGGATAATATGGCTGCTGTTTCTGTCGTTGCTTTGAAGGACGGCGAAATGATTTTTAACAAGGCTTATGGTTACGCAGATCTGGAAAATCAAGTAATAGCCGATACAGAAACAGTTTTTGAATGGGGGTCCTGTTCAAAACTGCTGATCTGGACAAGTGTGATGCAACTAGTCGAGCAGGGTAAACTTGACTTGGGAACGGATATCCGTGAATATCTTCCTAAAGGATTTCTAAAACACCTGCAATACGACACTCCCTTAACTTTAATGAATCTAATGAATCATAATGCAGGCTGGCAAGATAAATTGACGGATTTATTCTATTTTAACGAGAGTGAAATTCCGGATTTAAGAGAGGCACTACAAGCTTATGAACCCAAACAAGTGTATAAACCGGGATCAGTAGTAGCCTATTCAAATTTTGGGGCTGCTTTAGCGGCCTATATTGTTGAAGTACAAAGCGGCCAACCCTTTTATAAATATGTAGATGAACATATTTTTTCTGTATTGGGTATGGATAACACTTCGATTCATCCTTCCCAACAAGATCGTCCCCAAGTAGCGCAAAAAAGAAATGAAATCCAAGGGTATACGACCAGCTTGCAGCTATTAAAGAACAACAGAGCTTACATTGGTCTATACCCTGCTGGAAGTGCTACAGGGACAGCAACAGATGCAGCGAAATTTCTGAATGCTCTTATGCCGATCACTGGCCAAAATAGTGCATTGTTTGCAAGTAACGATACGTTGGATGAAATGCTGTCACCGAGTCTATATTTCACAGGTTCTGCAACCCCACGCATTGCACATGGATTTTTTGAGACAGAACATTTGGTACGTACTCTGGAGCATGGAGGAAATACGCTTGCATTTTCAAGTAGATTTGTCTTCAATCCTGAAGCTAACTTTGCGTTAATCGTGATGACGAACCAGCAAAATGAATGGAACTTTAATTCTGGCCTAGTGGATACCATATTTGGAAAATACGAACCGCAAGCATATACAGGTGTTTTACCAAATCCAGCCGAAACGGAAGGTTATTATCTAAATTCAAGACGAGTGGTATCCGGGTTTGCCAAAATATTTGGGTATCTAGGTATTGAGAAGGTTAATGCTATCGATGACCATTCTATTATGATCTCGGGAAATCGATTTGAACAGGTTGCACCTTACGAATATCTCCATGATCACAGCTCTGAACTCAAACATTTTGTGGTGAATAAGGGCATAGTCAAAAAGCTATCCTCAACGTACGGAGATTTTGTTCCAATTGCAACTTTGACCGTAAATATAATAAAACTATCCATTTTAATTCTAAGCATCTGTATATTATTCAACTTGATTACACTGCTTGGTGAGTGTATCCGATTAATAATTCACAAAGCGAAGAGAGTAGCTATGCCTGCTTGTTATTTTCATAGATATCATATGGGCATCAACCTTGCCGGTCTTGTATGTGTTGTGAATATATCAATATTGCTGTTTAGATCAATAGTTTACACTACATATTCGTCTATTATGCTTCATCTTATCCTTAACGGGATTTATGTAATGCTTGCTGCAGTATACATTGCACTTCTTGTGTGGAAACTGAGAAATCTAGAGTGCAGCAACAAACGGAAAATCTTATATGTGTTGTCTGGTGTCACGGCATTCGTCTTTGCTGCAACGATTATAGGCTGGAATTTGTATTTCTAAACCCATCAAATAACATTCATAGAGAAGTACAATGATGGACAATAAGCTGCTAAAGAAGCTACGCTACAAGCAGGGCAGAGCCATTGTAAGGGGGATTTGACTTTGCTCAGGTATTTATTATGAACGCAGAGGAAGTAACCCACTGGGGGAATGCATATCCGCCTCTTTTGGATTTGCTACCCCAGCAGTCTTCCAAAATCAAGACAGACAGTAACCGTGATATCATTTAGGAAATGGTGGAGAGCACCTCGGAGTATCATCTGGTAAGCAATGTAGCTATAGATGAGACATGGTCTGCATTACATTTGCGAGATAAGGATAAAAAGGTGTAGAACGCGGTAGTCCCAAGGCTAAACACAAAAGGGGCTGTCTCAAAAGTAGATTTTCTACGAGCAGAGACAGGCCACCTTCAATTTCAAAAGCATAAAAGTCAACAGAGCAGCACACCTCCTGTTATTGGAGGTGTGCTGCTCTATGTTTTTGGTCTATGGCTGCTCGCTTCAGTAAATTGTGGGCAAGCGAAAGCCACCCGACCTCAAGCGTCACTTTTTCCATGCCGCGAAGCAGAAAGCGCCGGAAGCCCCGGTTATTTTTCAGTTGTCCAAATACACTTTCCGGTTCCGTCATTCGGCGTACGGCCAGGGCGTAACCTTCCTCACTTCGCAAGATCTCCCGAGCCTGCTTTTGGTAACGCAGTCGTTCCATACTAACAACCACTTCCCGATCTCCAGCTGCCTTCGTGCAGCGTTCCTTCAACGGACAGCCCTCGCAGCTCTGACTTCGGTAATGACGTTTGTGAATTTCATATCCACTCTGTGAGATTTCCTTACTTTCTCTGCGGAAATGCAGCATTTCCCCGGCGGGGCACGTCCAGTTATCCTCGGCTGCATCGTATGTCCAGTTCTCGATTTTACCAACATTCGCTTTCCAGGCTTTGCTCTTTTCCTTGTGGTAGCTGCCGTACTTCACCACCGCCTGAATCTCTTTCTTTTCCAGATAGGCGTAGTTTTCTTCGCTGCCGTAGCCTGCATCCGCAATGACTGTCTTGGGCAGTTTTCCGAGGATCTGCTGCGCTTTTTCCATATGCGGCTCTAAACAGCGGGTGTCGGTCGGTCTTTGGTGTAAACTGTAGGCTAAAATAAATTGGTTTTCGGTCCCGATTTGCACATTGTATCCCGGTTTCAGCTGGCCATTTCGCATGTGGTCTTCTTTCATCCGCATAAACGTTGCATCTGGATCTGTCTTACTGAAACTGTTCCGGTCACCAAGGAGCTTTTGGTATTGTTCGTACTTCAGCAGTCGGGGAAGCCAATCCTTGCGCAGCGTCCGAACAGCTTTTTTTAAGGGCTTGTCTTTCGGTTTTTGGGCCAGCTGAGCTTCGAGCTTTTGCACCACCTGTTCAAGTTTCACGCTGCTCACTTCGGAATCTGTGCCGAGTTCAGCCAGGTCTTTGCCTGAATTCTCTTGTTCTTCCTGTTCTTCTTCCGTTTCAATGTCAGCGAACAGGGCCTGCACCTTAT comes from Paenibacillus sp. 19GGS1-52 and encodes:
- a CDS encoding LacI family DNA-binding transcriptional regulator; translation: MKDIAREANVSVATVSYVLNNVENQTIPEKTRCQIMQLVKELNYIPNLAARSLSKKKTGLVGVLINTSANMPFWKRHNYFSFIESLERRLTKAGYHTLLYTLDADHPSLDIIVERKLEAVFLIDVKDDAFYSISAHFIEGVPLILIDSLIEDKLFKQVLFDYHSVLQAALPESPAQTCLIMESYNNSALSLAIMADIPLPKEAIFIIHDLDELNAVLHQNTYKKAIVINEFMGNHIEKAGVFEHISVICTCSCPEILGEITHKIVFKEDKAAAAFALMEDLLQNVDYSVQTINRYYIK
- a CDS encoding SRPBCC domain-containing protein, which encodes MDSTQHILPDIRKTQVFNAAIQKVWNAVATAEGLAAWFMPNDFQPIIGHEFHLNAGQFGMSPCKVTKIDAPYCVAFNWGKDWTVTIELKQLDDQTECTLIHSGWDADKLTEFGAPHTAIRENMSQGWTNLCQALGKYVEGE
- a CDS encoding metalloregulator ArsR/SmtB family transcription factor codes for the protein MSRVNRVAKEPKADVFRAIADPTRRSMLQLLADQELPVTVISGHYPMTRTAVSKHLHILEEAGLLQGRKVGRETRYSLLLEPLQDVQSWLVYFERFWDNKLNVLKHLVESTTDDPVQD
- a CDS encoding serine hydrolase domain-containing protein, producing the protein MISNRKYIGWIKVTALVLSALILFFTWVDAVKAADKSDIDDKARIIPSGILLSALDTVIDVYAADHKDNMAAVSVVALKDGEMIFNKAYGYADLENQVIADTETVFEWGSCSKLLIWTSVMQLVEQGKLDLGTDIREYLPKGFLKHLQYDTPLTLMNLMNHNAGWQDKLTDLFYFNESEIPDLREALQAYEPKQVYKPGSVVAYSNFGAALAAYIVEVQSGQPFYKYVDEHIFSVLGMDNTSIHPSQQDRPQVAQKRNEIQGYTTSLQLLKNNRAYIGLYPAGSATGTATDAAKFLNALMPITGQNSALFASNDTLDEMLSPSLYFTGSATPRIAHGFFETEHLVRTLEHGGNTLAFSSRFVFNPEANFALIVMTNQQNEWNFNSGLVDTIFGKYEPQAYTGVLPNPAETEGYYLNSRRVVSGFAKIFGYLGIEKVNAIDDHSIMISGNRFEQVAPYEYLHDHSSELKHFVVNKGIVKKLSSTYGDFVPIATLTVNIIKLSILILSICILFNLITLLGECIRLIIHKAKRVAMPACYFHRYHMGINLAGLVCVVNISILLFRSIVYTTYSSIMLHLILNGIYVMLAAVYIALLVWKLRNLECSNKRKILYVLSGVTAFVFAATIIGWNLYF
- a CDS encoding IS1182 family transposase, producing MYIQYTMDQLCLPMDLEDDIPEHHLVRIVNAAVNRLDDGIFDAAYPGGGRDSYHPKMLTKVIIYAYTQRIYSSRQIAKSIRENIPFMWLAGRQRPDFRTLNRFRSQRMKNVLETVFTAVLQFLADEKYVSLEHYFVDGTKIEANANRYTFVWGKAVSKHKVKLQDKVQALFADIETEEEQEEQENSGKDLAELGTDSEVSSVKLEQVVQKLEAQLAQKPKDKPLKKAVRTLRKDWLPRLLKYEQYQKLLGDRNSFSKTDPDATFMRMKEDHMRNGQLKPGYNVQIGTENQFILAYSLHQRPTDTRCLEPHMEKAQQILGKLPKTVIADAGYGSEENYAYLEKKEIQAVVKYGSYHKEKSKAWKANVGKIENWTYDAAEDNWTCPAGEMLHFRRESKEISQSGYEIHKRHYRSQSCEGCPLKERCTKAAGDREVVVSMERLRYQKQAREILRSEEGYALAVRRMTEPESVFGQLKNNRGFRRFLLRGMEKVTLEVGWLSLAHNLLKRAAIDQKHRAAHLQ